The Deltaproteobacteria bacterium genome has a window encoding:
- a CDS encoding FAD-dependent oxidoreductase: MKRTKDRLHRVMVIGATPAGIAAVNKLGELGVPVTLVDPDPDLNEKLAREEWRLPSGVALNYAHRSGLLRILRNPSIRLIAPAEVLSVKNTAEGFSARIRSRSVYVDETRCTLCGACAKVCPISMPDGSKPLAYAGRMSLPGRARIEKRNEPPCKQGCPLGVNAQAYLALAKAGRHAEALSVVRRDNVLPGICGRVCSHPCEKDCRRAEIDAPLTIRAIKRFLADWEISHPQDDPCAFEPFRGQKVAVIGSGPAGLAAAADLAGLGYEVTILEREKEAGGLLRYAIGPYRLPREILDREITRIEAMGVKIETGRGLDFKKDLTALAKKYDAVLLAVGSWTDRKLGMPGEDLKGVEGAVFFLSKVHRKEISSLPGKTAIIGDGNSAFDVARTVKRLGGDPTIISWFPADMIPADEDEIRAAAEEGIPIIFKTRVVEFEGRGGKLAGLVCRATRPGKPDANGIAWPVTVPDSKPLDIPFDRAIVAIGQAGPFFGTDEKPGVGVNQAGYIEADAHKTSAGKVYAAGDSVTGPSTVVHAMASGRSAARAIHRDLSGEDVFPRAVRPTDRNFAPIGADLPSLSRAVEPERRANTRVADFGEAVLGLSEAQAVSEAERCLQCGGCCECLLCETACEAAGAVVHDAPDTETKEHAGVVILADPDLAPSLKGDDVIRAYGPPAAKSDVHAMMLRGFAAAGQAMTLLAETSERPRGRGGMVAAADTGLDPEIRVGVFVCRCNDSLGWNGELSEFVENLGQNPDVVHAETISCACSPEGAAGIVRTIKRKGITRAVMASCACCPLDFVCSACTDQRSRLKHGLFKGTGVSRSMVETVNIRGEALSLLAVNPETALGRFRGLLTRAIRRVKRVKALPVPHRSYNFTVAVIGSTEAAVQAADTLALSGHEVFVFSNDESPELAEFANVHRFPESGVVSLSGTVGDFRVLLSTETGQRTVHAGAVILGTEDDSAISYTPHEGIPGRIVESALQKAGEAGIPFLFPGGTSVAGLFLADCMGLKVSERKKGLAAAVCAASVMPRGPRQSKGYTVSVDAERCRGCGACVAVCPYQAVTLERNGNGGYSARVDEALCKGCGNCISLCPPSAMDSPYRSRAYLGRILEEVLS; encoded by the coding sequence ATGAAACGCACCAAGGACAGGCTTCACCGGGTAATGGTGATCGGGGCGACTCCGGCGGGAATCGCCGCCGTGAACAAGCTGGGCGAGCTTGGCGTTCCGGTGACCCTGGTGGACCCGGACCCGGACCTGAACGAAAAGCTGGCCCGCGAGGAATGGCGGCTGCCGAGCGGTGTGGCACTAAATTACGCCCACCGGTCGGGCCTTCTGCGCATCCTGCGCAATCCGTCCATCAGGCTCATCGCTCCGGCTGAGGTTCTTTCGGTCAAGAACACCGCAGAAGGCTTTTCCGCCCGCATAAGAAGCCGTTCGGTCTACGTTGACGAAACCCGCTGCACCCTGTGCGGGGCCTGCGCCAAGGTCTGCCCGATCTCCATGCCGGACGGATCGAAACCCCTGGCCTACGCGGGCCGAATGAGCCTTCCGGGCAGGGCCAGAATCGAAAAACGGAACGAGCCGCCCTGCAAACAGGGCTGCCCCCTTGGGGTGAACGCCCAGGCATACCTTGCCCTTGCCAAGGCGGGCCGACACGCCGAGGCACTATCGGTGGTTCGGCGCGACAACGTCCTGCCGGGCATATGCGGCAGGGTTTGCAGCCACCCCTGCGAGAAGGACTGCCGCCGCGCGGAAATTGACGCCCCACTCACCATCAGGGCCATCAAGCGCTTTCTGGCGGACTGGGAGATTTCCCATCCGCAGGATGACCCTTGCGCCTTCGAGCCTTTCCGGGGGCAGAAGGTGGCGGTTATCGGCTCCGGCCCCGCAGGGCTGGCCGCCGCTGCCGACCTTGCAGGGCTTGGGTATGAAGTGACCATTCTCGAACGGGAAAAGGAGGCGGGCGGCCTTCTGCGTTACGCCATAGGCCCCTACAGGCTCCCCCGCGAGATTCTGGACCGTGAAATCACCCGCATAGAGGCAATGGGCGTAAAAATCGAAACCGGGCGCGGACTCGATTTCAAAAAGGACCTGACCGCGCTTGCAAAGAAGTACGATGCGGTCTTGCTGGCCGTGGGCTCGTGGACCGACCGGAAGCTCGGAATGCCGGGCGAGGATTTGAAAGGAGTGGAAGGCGCAGTCTTCTTTCTTTCAAAGGTCCACCGCAAGGAAATAAGCTCGCTTCCGGGTAAAACCGCCATAATCGGCGACGGCAACTCGGCCTTTGACGTGGCCCGCACGGTGAAGCGCCTTGGCGGCGATCCCACCATAATTTCCTGGTTTCCCGCCGACATGATTCCGGCTGACGAGGACGAGATACGGGCGGCGGCGGAGGAGGGCATCCCCATCATCTTCAAAACCCGTGTGGTGGAGTTTGAAGGCAGGGGCGGAAAGCTGGCGGGCCTTGTCTGCCGGGCCACCAGGCCCGGAAAGCCCGATGCAAATGGCATAGCCTGGCCGGTCACCGTGCCGGATTCAAAGCCTTTGGATATCCCCTTTGACCGGGCCATCGTGGCCATCGGTCAGGCCGGGCCTTTTTTCGGGACGGATGAAAAGCCGGGCGTCGGCGTGAACCAGGCCGGGTACATCGAGGCCGATGCCCATAAGACCAGCGCCGGGAAGGTCTACGCGGCGGGAGACTCCGTCACCGGACCCTCCACCGTGGTACACGCCATGGCCAGCGGCAGGAGCGCCGCAAGGGCCATTCACCGCGATCTTTCGGGCGAGGATGTTTTTCCCCGCGCCGTCCGTCCCACGGATAGGAATTTCGCGCCCATAGGGGCCGATCTTCCGTCCCTTTCCCGGGCCGTCGAGCCCGAACGCCGGGCCAACACCCGCGTTGCCGATTTCGGCGAGGCCGTGCTTGGGCTTTCGGAGGCCCAGGCGGTTTCCGAGGCCGAAAGATGCCTTCAGTGCGGCGGATGCTGCGAATGCCTCCTCTGCGAAACGGCCTGCGAGGCGGCGGGAGCCGTTGTCCACGATGCGCCGGATACGGAAACCAAGGAGCACGCCGGGGTGGTGATTCTGGCCGACCCCGATCTTGCGCCATCGCTCAAGGGCGACGACGTTATAAGGGCCTACGGGCCCCCTGCCGCCAAGAGTGACGTTCACGCAATGATGCTGCGCGGTTTTGCGGCGGCGGGCCAGGCCATGACCCTTCTGGCCGAAACCTCCGAGCGGCCCCGTGGTCGCGGCGGCATGGTTGCAGCAGCCGATACCGGCCTTGACCCTGAAATACGCGTGGGCGTTTTCGTTTGCAGGTGCAACGATTCCCTTGGCTGGAACGGCGAGTTATCGGAATTCGTGGAAAACCTGGGCCAAAACCCGGACGTGGTTCACGCGGAAACAATAAGCTGCGCATGCTCCCCCGAAGGGGCCGCCGGAATCGTGCGCACCATAAAACGCAAGGGCATCACCCGCGCGGTTATGGCGAGCTGCGCCTGCTGCCCCTTGGATTTCGTCTGCTCGGCCTGCACCGATCAGAGAAGCCGCTTGAAACACGGCCTTTTCAAGGGGACCGGCGTGTCCCGCTCAATGGTGGAGACGGTGAACATCCGGGGCGAGGCCCTTTCCCTTCTGGCCGTAAACCCCGAAACCGCCCTTGGCCGGTTCAGGGGGCTCCTCACCCGCGCCATCCGCCGGGTCAAGAGGGTGAAAGCCCTTCCGGTTCCCCACCGCTCATACAACTTCACGGTGGCTGTGATTGGCTCCACCGAGGCCGCAGTTCAGGCCGCCGACACGCTGGCCCTTTCCGGCCACGAGGTTTTCGTGTTCTCCAACGACGAATCCCCGGAACTTGCGGAATTCGCCAACGTGCACCGCTTCCCGGAATCGGGGGTGGTCTCCCTTTCCGGCACGGTGGGGGATTTCCGGGTTCTCCTTTCAACGGAAACCGGACAGCGCACCGTTCACGCCGGGGCGGTGATACTGGGAACCGAGGACGACTCAGCGATATCCTACACCCCCCACGAGGGCATACCCGGACGAATCGTGGAGTCGGCCCTTCAGAAAGCGGGGGAGGCGGGGATACCCTTCCTGTTTCCGGGCGGCACCTCGGTTGCGGGGCTTTTCCTGGCCGACTGCATGGGCCTGAAGGTCTCCGAGCGCAAGAAGGGCCTTGCCGCCGCCGTGTGCGCGGCGTCCGTCATGCCAAGGGGCCCGCGCCAGAGCAAGGGCTACACCGTTTCGGTGGACGCCGAGCGTTGCCGGGGATGCGGGGCCTGCGTGGCCGTGTGCCCGTATCAGGCCGTGACTCTGGAAAGAAACGGCAACGGCGGTTACAGCGCCAGGGTGGACGAGGCCCTCTGCAAGGGCTGCGGCAACTGCATCAGCCTCTGCCCGCCATCGGCCATGGACAGCCCATACAGGAGCAGGGCCTATCTTGGAAGAATTTTGGAAGAAGTGCTGTCGTAA